One Thalassospira marina DNA window includes the following coding sequences:
- a CDS encoding heavy metal translocating P-type ATPase, which yields MSLTINWRDYAELEGCARCRETVVAGLRKDLAGHEIEASARELYVGGETDDAERERIEQALSDRNAAIHHHHWSVSGMDCGSCVAKIETALQRRKEIDCVDVSMMRETVTLGLQDDTAQTREDISKTLGKLGYPARERDGVGDAVTGKTCCGGHDHNDAHAMQGHDHGDDHGHDNKPLADQEHPHDQGHAHNHAQGLPHSHGGGLPIMRRFAPWPKAGDEIAWAAICLLLGWGIGALVPVAEPYALSVGAILAALPVMRRAGQLVMNGAIFSIELLMTVAVIGAVAIGDPLEAGMVVLLFAIGESLEGVAAGQARSGVKSLLKLAPEKARLVSANGPREVHPSRLAIDDVVEVRPGERIPADGVIAKGQADIDNSHLTGESVPVACEEGSEVFAGAIVTDRPVEVKVTRAAGQTMLDRVIQLVEESEKHKAQVERFVARFARIYTPIIMAMALLTVIIPPLFFGQDWQEWIYRGLALLLIGCPCALVISTPAAVTSALARAARIGLLVKGGAALEAIGAVRKIAFDKTGTLTEGKPALVDMITFGKQTEDEVLAIAAALENVTSHPLARAVVDAAKSRNLSLPELADGRTIAGAGVEGRIDGIHYQVGAPKRLNITCDDAVTTWMNRQEDEGSTAIAVVREGVVIGALALRDIPREEARKGLEMLKNLGVDPVMLTGDANRVAKRLAADLGMSYRAELLPEDKLNALAEIRNEGDGTGKPASVAMVGDGINDAPALKAADVGIAIGGGTDIALEAADAVIVKSRLTDVAILVKLSRQARRVIRENIGLAIGLKAIFLVTSIFGITGLWVAVLADTGATVLVTLNSLRLLWGRKES from the coding sequence ATGTCCTTGACCATCAATTGGCGAGACTATGCAGAGCTTGAGGGCTGCGCCCGGTGCCGGGAAACTGTTGTGGCGGGGCTGCGCAAAGACCTGGCCGGTCACGAGATCGAGGCCAGTGCGCGCGAACTGTATGTTGGCGGGGAAACAGACGATGCAGAGCGTGAGCGGATTGAGCAGGCGCTGAGCGATCGTAATGCCGCCATTCACCACCATCACTGGTCGGTTAGTGGCATGGATTGCGGGTCATGCGTTGCGAAAATTGAAACCGCCCTGCAGCGGCGCAAGGAAATTGATTGCGTTGATGTGTCCATGATGCGCGAAACCGTTACGCTGGGCCTGCAGGACGATACCGCACAAACCCGCGAGGATATTTCCAAAACCCTGGGCAAGCTGGGTTACCCGGCTCGGGAACGGGATGGCGTGGGCGACGCCGTAACGGGGAAAACATGCTGCGGCGGCCATGACCATAATGATGCGCACGCGATGCAGGGTCATGATCATGGCGATGATCACGGCCATGACAATAAGCCTTTGGCTGATCAAGAACATCCGCACGATCAGGGGCATGCCCATAATCATGCGCAAGGTTTACCGCATTCTCATGGTGGTGGCCTGCCGATCATGCGCCGCTTTGCCCCCTGGCCCAAGGCCGGGGACGAAATTGCCTGGGCGGCGATTTGTTTGTTGCTGGGCTGGGGCATTGGTGCGCTGGTGCCGGTGGCAGAACCTTATGCATTGTCTGTCGGGGCGATTTTGGCGGCGTTGCCGGTCATGCGCCGTGCCGGGCAACTGGTGATGAATGGGGCGATTTTCTCGATCGAGCTTTTGATGACTGTTGCCGTTATTGGTGCGGTGGCAATTGGCGACCCGCTGGAAGCTGGCATGGTGGTGTTGCTGTTTGCCATTGGCGAAAGCCTGGAAGGTGTGGCCGCCGGGCAGGCGCGCAGCGGCGTAAAATCCCTGTTGAAACTGGCACCGGAAAAGGCCCGGCTGGTATCGGCAAATGGCCCGCGCGAGGTGCATCCATCCCGCCTGGCGATTGATGATGTGGTTGAAGTGCGCCCGGGCGAACGTATTCCTGCTGATGGCGTTATCGCCAAGGGACAGGCCGATATTGATAACAGCCACTTAACCGGTGAATCGGTGCCGGTTGCTTGTGAAGAAGGTAGCGAAGTGTTCGCCGGTGCGATTGTCACTGACCGCCCGGTTGAAGTGAAAGTAACCCGCGCGGCAGGCCAGACCATGCTGGACCGTGTTATTCAACTGGTTGAGGAAAGCGAAAAGCACAAAGCCCAGGTGGAGCGTTTTGTTGCCCGCTTTGCCCGTATTTACACGCCGATCATTATGGCGATGGCATTGCTGACCGTAATCATCCCGCCGTTATTCTTTGGGCAGGACTGGCAGGAATGGATCTATCGCGGGTTGGCACTGCTGTTAATTGGCTGCCCCTGTGCACTGGTTATTTCAACGCCGGCTGCCGTTACTTCGGCCCTGGCCCGTGCCGCGCGTATCGGCCTTTTGGTGAAAGGTGGTGCTGCGTTGGAGGCGATTGGTGCCGTGCGCAAAATCGCCTTTGATAAAACCGGCACCCTGACCGAAGGTAAACCGGCGCTGGTTGATATGATAACCTTTGGCAAGCAGACAGAGGACGAGGTGCTGGCCATTGCCGCAGCGCTGGAAAATGTGACCTCGCACCCGCTCGCACGTGCGGTGGTTGATGCTGCCAAAAGCCGCAATCTTAGCCTGCCGGAGCTTGCCGATGGCCGCACCATCGCCGGTGCCGGTGTTGAAGGGCGCATTGACGGCATCCATTATCAGGTGGGGGCGCCCAAACGCCTGAATATCACCTGCGATGATGCCGTGACCACCTGGATGAACCGGCAGGAGGATGAAGGCAGTACAGCCATTGCCGTTGTGCGCGAAGGCGTGGTTATCGGTGCACTGGCATTGCGCGATATCCCGCGTGAAGAAGCCCGCAAAGGCCTTGAAATGCTGAAAAATCTGGGTGTGGACCCTGTGATGCTGACAGGTGATGCAAACCGGGTTGCAAAGCGCTTGGCGGCGGATTTGGGAATGTCCTATCGGGCGGAATTACTGCCCGAAGATAAGCTGAACGCCCTTGCCGAAATTCGCAATGAAGGGGATGGCACTGGCAAACCTGCCAGTGTTGCCATGGTTGGCGATGGCATCAATGATGCCCCGGCCCTGAAAGCGGCGGATGTTGGCATTGCCATTGGCGGTGGAACCGATATTGCACTTGAAGCCGCCGACGCCGTCATTGTCAAATCCCGCCTGACCGACGTTGCCATATTGGTGAAACTTTCCCGCCAGGCGCGGCGTGTGATTCGCGAGAATATCGGTCTGGCGATTGGCCTGAAGGCGATATTTTTGGTAACCAGCATATTTGGCATTACCGGCCTGTGGGTTGCAGTGCTGGCTGATACCGGGGCAACCGTGCTGGTGACACTTAATTCGCTTCGCCTGTTGTGGGGACGAAAAGAAAGCTGA